Proteins from one Natrinema versiforme genomic window:
- a CDS encoding sulfurtransferase TusA family protein, with protein MSSEYQTTETLDVKGQSCPMPIVKTKQSIDDLEAGDILEVVATDSGSMSDIQGWADGTNGVELLEQVEEDDLYTHYVKKTE; from the coding sequence ATGAGTTCGGAATACCAGACCACGGAGACGCTAGACGTGAAAGGACAGTCGTGCCCGATGCCCATCGTGAAGACCAAGCAATCGATCGACGATCTCGAGGCCGGCGACATCCTCGAGGTCGTCGCGACTGACTCGGGCAGCATGAGCGACATTCAGGGGTGGGCCGACGGCACCAACGGCGTCGAACTCCTCGAGCAGGTCGAGGAGGACGATTTGTACACTCACTACGTGAAGAAAACGGAATAA
- a CDS encoding DUF6691 family protein translates to MTRNRHPLFMPLILVGGLIFGFGLAYSHMARPEVVLDFLQFDDLGLPFVMFGAAIVSGIAFAIMPRIRDSAPLTGDVYRRRLKSFDRNVLIGGGIFGVGWGLSGICPGAAYASLGIGNVAILWALVGMFAGAYLQGVWRSKRAAADSSPASAD, encoded by the coding sequence GTGACCCGGAATCGTCATCCGTTGTTCATGCCGCTGATCCTCGTCGGCGGCCTGATCTTCGGCTTCGGACTGGCGTACAGCCACATGGCCCGGCCGGAAGTCGTGCTGGACTTCCTCCAGTTCGACGACCTCGGCCTGCCGTTCGTCATGTTTGGCGCCGCGATCGTCTCCGGGATCGCCTTCGCGATCATGCCCCGGATTCGCGACAGCGCACCGCTGACGGGTGACGTGTACCGTCGACGGCTGAAATCGTTCGATCGAAACGTCCTGATCGGCGGCGGGATCTTCGGTGTCGGTTGGGGGCTCTCGGGGATCTGCCCCGGCGCGGCCTACGCCAGCCTCGGGATCGGAAACGTCGCCATCCTGTGGGCGCTCGTCGGCATGTTCGCCGGCGCCTACCTGCAGGGGGTCTGGCGCAGCAAGCGTGCCGCGGCCGACTCCAGCCCGGCGAGTGCCGACTAA
- a CDS encoding DUF1684 domain-containing protein, protein MTTDWRRAIETQRERKDRYFGGDPHSPIQSDKRESFDGLEYYPIDEAYRFELLLHEYNDPEPVTVGTSTDGERKYLRWGEFRFTVDGEDITLQAYKADPDDDRLWVPFRDATSGDETYGAGRYLDLEGDAHRTGDENWILDFNEAYNPTCAYSDRYECPLPPTENWLEVPIEAGEQAYH, encoded by the coding sequence ATGACCACCGATTGGCGGCGAGCGATCGAGACGCAACGGGAAAGGAAAGACCGGTACTTTGGCGGCGACCCGCACTCGCCGATTCAGTCGGACAAGCGCGAGTCGTTCGACGGCCTCGAGTATTACCCGATCGACGAGGCATACCGGTTCGAACTGCTGCTGCACGAGTACAACGACCCTGAACCGGTCACCGTCGGGACGAGCACCGACGGCGAGCGGAAGTATCTTCGGTGGGGCGAGTTCCGATTCACCGTCGACGGCGAAGACATCACACTGCAGGCCTACAAGGCGGATCCGGACGACGATCGGCTCTGGGTCCCGTTCCGAGACGCGACCAGCGGCGACGAGACCTATGGCGCCGGTCGGTACCTCGACCTCGAAGGCGACGCCCACCGAACGGGCGACGAAAACTGGATCCTCGACTTCAACGAGGCGTACAATCCGACGTGCGCGTACTCGGATCGGTACGAATGCCCGCTCCCGCCGACGGAAAACTGGCTCGAGGTCCCGATCGAGGCCGGCGAACAGGCGTACCACTGA
- a CDS encoding MBL fold metallo-hydrolase: MDDMDLPMPDVEIESVSPDELKGKIDAGEDVTLLDTRMESEYNEWRIDGETVESINIPYFEFLDDEIDDDVLAQIPDEREITVLCAKGGSSEYVAAQLRERGYDVDHLENGMNGWARIYERVEVERYDGAGTLYQYQRPSSGCLGYLIVDGDEAALIDPLRAFTDRYLQDANELDADLKYAIDTHIHADHISGIRDLADEGVEGVIPKAAVDRGITYADEMTLAADGDEFEVGAATIETVYTPGHTSGMTSYLIDGSLLATGDGLFVESVARPDLEEGDEGAEDAARQLYESLQERVLTLPNDTLVGGAHFSDSADPADDGTYTAPINQLEEEMDALTMDEDEFVELILSDMPPRPANYEDIILTNLGQQEANDKEAFELELGPNNCAASQESLAGD; this comes from the coding sequence ATGGACGATATGGATCTTCCAATGCCGGACGTCGAGATCGAATCGGTCAGTCCAGACGAATTGAAGGGGAAAATCGACGCGGGCGAGGACGTCACACTCCTCGATACCCGCATGGAATCGGAGTACAACGAGTGGAGGATCGACGGGGAGACCGTCGAATCGATCAACATCCCGTACTTCGAGTTCCTGGACGACGAAATTGACGACGATGTCCTTGCACAGATTCCCGATGAGCGCGAAATTACGGTTCTCTGTGCGAAGGGCGGCTCGAGCGAGTACGTCGCCGCACAGTTGAGAGAGCGCGGCTACGACGTCGACCACCTCGAGAACGGGATGAACGGCTGGGCGCGAATCTACGAGCGCGTCGAGGTCGAGCGCTACGACGGCGCGGGGACGCTCTACCAGTACCAGCGTCCCTCGAGCGGCTGTCTCGGCTACCTCATCGTTGACGGTGACGAGGCGGCCTTGATTGACCCACTGCGTGCATTCACCGACCGCTATCTCCAAGATGCGAACGAACTGGACGCCGACCTGAAGTACGCAATCGACACGCACATCCACGCGGATCACATCTCGGGGATCCGCGACCTCGCCGATGAGGGCGTCGAGGGCGTCATCCCCAAGGCGGCGGTCGACCGCGGTATCACCTACGCCGACGAGATGACTCTCGCAGCAGACGGCGACGAGTTCGAAGTCGGTGCTGCCACGATCGAAACCGTCTACACGCCCGGACATACCTCCGGGATGACCTCGTACCTGATCGACGGCTCGCTCCTCGCGACTGGCGACGGCCTGTTCGTCGAGAGTGTTGCCCGCCCTGACTTAGAGGAGGGCGACGAGGGCGCAGAAGACGCCGCACGCCAGCTCTACGAGTCGCTGCAGGAGCGCGTGCTGACCCTGCCTAACGACACGCTCGTCGGCGGGGCTCACTTCAGTGACTCCGCCGATCCCGCCGACGATGGCACCTATACGGCACCGATCAACCAACTCGAAGAAGAGATGGACGCTCTAACGATGGACGAAGACGAGTTCGTCGAGCTGATCCTCTCGGATATGCCGCCCCGTCCGGCCAACTACGAGGATATCATCCTCACGAACCTCGGACAGCAGGAGGCCAACGACAAGGAAGCGTTCGAACTCGAGCTCGGCCCGAACAACTGCGCGGCCAGCCAAGAGTCGCTGGCGGGTGACTGA
- a CDS encoding co-chaperone YbbN: MSDSANDERQRIREQKKRELQERLENGGGLGAADRESTAPDEPIAITGQGHLDEVVGEHDVVLVDCYADWCGPCQMMEPTIEALAAETDAAVAKVDVDAHQQIAQQLGTRGVPTLVLYADGQPVERMVGVQDRGTLEGLIEQHA, translated from the coding sequence ATGAGCGACTCCGCAAACGACGAACGCCAACGGATCCGTGAACAGAAGAAGCGAGAGCTGCAGGAACGTCTCGAGAACGGCGGGGGCCTCGGTGCGGCCGACAGGGAGAGCACCGCACCCGACGAGCCAATCGCGATCACAGGCCAGGGTCACCTCGACGAGGTCGTCGGAGAGCACGACGTTGTCCTCGTGGACTGTTACGCCGACTGGTGTGGCCCCTGTCAGATGATGGAGCCGACGATCGAGGCTCTCGCCGCGGAGACCGACGCCGCCGTCGCGAAGGTCGACGTCGACGCTCACCAGCAGATCGCCCAGCAACTGGGCACTCGCGGCGTCCCGACGCTCGTCCTCTACGCCGACGGCCAGCCGGTCGAGCGGATGGTTGGCGTCCAGGACCGCGGAACGCTGGAGGGGCTAATCGAGCAACACGCGTAG
- a CDS encoding DsrE/DsrF/DrsH-like family protein: MSTDNPTTAVDDADPDVDAAELQALRERVEELEESMAAVDTGDDQKKMTIVATQGSFDMAYPPLILASTAAAFGWEVVVFHTFWGLDILHEEKSKDLKLSAVGNPNMPVPNAVAALPGMDTIATKMMQKKIDDNGTATIEELIDLSLESGVDLQACQMTIELMDYDEDDFHDGVTTGVGAATALQHMAESDIQLLV; the protein is encoded by the coding sequence ATGAGCACGGATAACCCAACGACGGCAGTCGACGACGCCGATCCGGACGTCGACGCCGCCGAGTTACAGGCGCTGCGCGAGCGCGTCGAGGAATTGGAAGAATCGATGGCAGCGGTGGACACTGGCGACGATCAGAAGAAGATGACCATCGTCGCGACACAGGGGAGCTTCGACATGGCGTATCCACCGTTAATCCTCGCGAGCACTGCGGCCGCCTTCGGCTGGGAGGTTGTCGTCTTCCACACGTTTTGGGGGCTCGATATCCTCCACGAGGAGAAGTCGAAGGACCTCAAGTTGAGCGCCGTCGGCAACCCGAATATGCCGGTCCCGAACGCCGTCGCCGCGCTCCCCGGCATGGATACGATAGCCACGAAGATGATGCAGAAGAAGATCGACGATAACGGGACCGCCACCATCGAGGAACTGATCGACCTCTCGCTCGAGAGCGGCGTCGATCTGCAGGCCTGTCAGATGACGATCGAGCTGATGGACTACGACGAGGACGACTTCCACGACGGCGTCACCACCGGCGTCGGCGCGGCCACCGCGTTGCAGCACATGGCTGAATCCGACATCCAGCTCCTCGTCTGA
- a CDS encoding inorganic phosphate transporter, giving the protein MEPTTILLFAAAAVASLFMAWVIGAGSSGATPFAPAVGANAISTMRAAFFVGILGFAGAVTQGGSVSEAVGSGLVDGISLPVSGVIVVLLIGAGLMAIGIYTGYPIATAFTVTGSVVGVGLALGGDPAWGKYAEIGAVWILTPFVGGGIAYGLASILPRADAPEDVTVPILAGIVGVVVANLEFSFLASVGGTLAAAGTTLVPVDGVAATIVISLGFGTIAATVVRWDVGRDEAGGLRRFLLSLGALVAFSAGASQVGLAVGPLFPLLEELPTVSPIVVLLGGGVGILVGSWTSAPRMIKSISQEYASLGPRRSISTLVPSFLIAQTAVLLGVPVSFNEIIVSAIIGSGLAVAGGDGVSPRKLGFTVAAWIGSFVLAFGLGYVSMLVVR; this is encoded by the coding sequence ATGGAACCCACAACGATACTCTTGTTCGCAGCGGCCGCGGTCGCGAGCCTCTTCATGGCGTGGGTCATCGGCGCCGGCTCGAGCGGCGCGACCCCGTTCGCCCCGGCTGTCGGTGCGAACGCTATTTCCACAATGCGTGCGGCGTTTTTCGTCGGCATTCTCGGCTTCGCTGGCGCGGTGACACAGGGCGGAAGTGTCTCCGAAGCCGTCGGCAGCGGCCTCGTCGACGGAATCAGCCTTCCTGTCAGCGGCGTCATCGTCGTCTTGCTGATCGGCGCCGGGCTGATGGCGATCGGGATCTACACGGGATATCCGATCGCGACTGCGTTCACCGTGACTGGGTCGGTCGTCGGCGTCGGCCTCGCGCTCGGCGGCGATCCGGCCTGGGGGAAGTACGCCGAAATCGGCGCGGTCTGGATACTCACGCCGTTCGTGGGCGGGGGAATCGCCTACGGTCTCGCCAGTATCCTCCCGCGAGCTGATGCTCCTGAGGACGTCACCGTTCCGATTCTCGCCGGGATCGTCGGCGTCGTGGTTGCGAACCTCGAGTTCTCGTTCCTCGCGTCGGTCGGGGGAACACTCGCTGCCGCCGGGACCACGCTGGTTCCCGTCGACGGCGTCGCCGCCACGATCGTAATCTCCCTCGGCTTCGGGACCATCGCCGCGACTGTCGTTCGCTGGGACGTCGGTCGCGACGAGGCCGGCGGGCTGCGCCGGTTCCTGCTCTCGCTCGGTGCGCTCGTAGCGTTCTCGGCAGGTGCGAGTCAGGTCGGACTGGCCGTTGGACCACTGTTCCCGCTGCTCGAGGAGCTGCCGACGGTGTCACCGATCGTGGTGTTGCTCGGCGGCGGCGTCGGGATCCTCGTCGGTTCGTGGACGAGTGCGCCCCGAATGATCAAGTCAATCTCGCAGGAGTACGCGTCGCTGGGACCGCGACGATCCATTTCGACGCTCGTCCCCTCGTTTCTCATCGCACAGACCGCGGTCCTGCTCGGGGTACCGGTCTCGTTCAACGAGATCATCGTGAGCGCGATCATCGGCAGCGGACTCGCGGTCGCCGGTGGAGACGGCGTCAGCCCCCGAAAGCTGGGATTCACCGTCGCCGCTTGGATCGGATCGTTCGTCCTCGCGTTCGGGCTCGGCTACGTATCGATGCTCGTCGTTCGGTGA
- a CDS encoding PAS domain S-box protein codes for MTPSPRSDGNSTADAAIRQQRLVADLGRRAFDTDDPNELIDSAVTAVSDVLEAEFATVLESAPGDNRFLIRGGNGIDDDRIGTKTTASGRNTAHGTALTADDPVVVDLETSDQFDRPPFLPDRTISSVICASIGSTEGPWGVLAIYTTTDAFDDSDAAFVQSVANVLGSVVDRERANRRRDAEASLKDKIVETSPIGITIVDTDGEMRFANDRAEEIFGRSKERIDELRFDDPEWDEIGPDGHSLSSAELPFSRILESGEPVFDQVSGVLRPDGQRVWLSISGAPLSDGDNDEIDGVVFAIEDITDRFERSRELERYETVVETAHEGIYVLDEERRFELVNDSFADLTPFSRAELQGRHASTVFGEEFASIEAEQWSDGSEGKPPMFEETIDAGPDETRTVENRFVILDEDGDETRIGVVRDVTERNRMEAALREQERRFRTLSEHLEEVIWLTDADPAEYVYANPAYEDVFGHDRENLYDDGLSWLELVHPADRDRVREAYTALPDGRFDEEFRIVRPNGEQRWIHARAVPVTDDDGTVQHIVGIDADVTAQKERERKLEKYRTIIEAIDDGVYTVDDEGRFTVVNRAFAELTGYDREELLGARESLVVDDEVLERAQAVADESSATKLEATIQTADGEAVPTETAVTTHVAESGTYRRIGVVRDVTERLAYQRRLEESERRYRTLVESFPNGVITMFDEELRYTFADGQILDEIDLPPEELEGKTIHDVYPDELVTELEPALRSVFGGESTETDVSFRDHIWNVHIVPVRDDDGDVFAGMLVAVDVTERDEYKRKLEESNERLEQFAYAASHDLQEPLRMVSSYLQLLESRYGDDLDGEATEFLEFAVDGAERMTEMIDGLLEYSRVDTQGESFESVDLDELLDEVLDDLQFRIEETGAEITAESLPTVRGDASQLRRVLQNLVTNAITYSGDERPRIDIETERRGRQCLLSVRDEGIGIDPDDQDRIFEIFRRLHTHEEHEGTGMGLTLARRIVERHGGRIWVESEPGEGSTFSLTLPLA; via the coding sequence ATGACACCCTCTCCTCGTTCGGATGGGAACTCGACGGCGGACGCTGCTATCCGACAGCAGAGGCTCGTTGCAGACCTCGGTCGCCGGGCGTTCGACACGGACGATCCGAACGAGTTGATCGACAGCGCCGTCACGGCGGTCAGTGACGTACTCGAGGCCGAGTTCGCGACCGTTCTCGAATCGGCTCCGGGCGACAATCGGTTCCTGATCCGCGGCGGAAACGGGATCGACGACGATCGCATCGGAACGAAGACGACTGCATCCGGTCGCAATACCGCACACGGAACGGCGCTGACGGCGGACGACCCCGTCGTCGTCGACCTCGAAACCAGCGATCAGTTCGACCGGCCGCCGTTTCTCCCCGACCGGACGATCAGCAGCGTCATCTGCGCCAGTATCGGCTCGACAGAGGGGCCGTGGGGCGTCCTCGCTATCTACACGACGACGGACGCGTTCGACGACTCGGACGCGGCGTTTGTCCAGAGCGTCGCGAACGTCCTCGGTTCGGTCGTCGATCGGGAGCGAGCGAACCGGCGCAGAGACGCGGAGGCGTCCCTCAAGGACAAGATCGTCGAAACGAGTCCGATCGGCATCACGATCGTCGATACCGATGGCGAGATGCGCTTCGCAAACGATCGCGCCGAAGAAATCTTCGGTCGTAGCAAAGAGCGGATCGACGAGTTGCGGTTCGACGATCCCGAGTGGGACGAGATCGGTCCCGACGGCCATTCCCTTTCGTCGGCGGAGTTGCCGTTCTCCCGGATCCTCGAGTCCGGCGAACCGGTGTTCGATCAGGTCAGCGGGGTCTTGCGGCCGGACGGTCAGCGGGTGTGGCTCTCGATCAGCGGCGCGCCGCTCTCCGACGGTGACAACGACGAAATCGACGGCGTCGTCTTCGCGATTGAGGACATCACCGATCGGTTCGAGCGTAGTCGAGAGCTCGAGCGGTACGAAACGGTCGTCGAAACGGCCCACGAGGGCATCTACGTTCTCGACGAGGAGCGTCGGTTCGAACTGGTCAACGATTCGTTCGCCGACCTGACCCCGTTCTCGCGGGCGGAACTGCAGGGGCGACACGCCTCGACGGTGTTCGGCGAGGAGTTCGCCTCCATCGAGGCCGAACAGTGGAGCGACGGAAGCGAGGGGAAACCACCGATGTTCGAGGAGACGATCGACGCCGGTCCGGACGAGACCCGGACGGTCGAGAATCGATTCGTTATTCTGGACGAGGACGGCGACGAAACGCGGATCGGTGTGGTCCGGGACGTAACCGAGCGCAACCGGATGGAGGCGGCGCTTCGAGAGCAGGAACGCCGATTCAGAACGCTCAGCGAACACCTCGAGGAGGTCATCTGGTTGACCGACGCGGACCCCGCGGAGTACGTCTACGCGAACCCCGCCTACGAGGACGTCTTCGGACACGACCGCGAAAACCTGTACGACGACGGGCTCTCGTGGCTCGAACTCGTCCACCCGGCGGACCGAGACCGGGTCCGCGAGGCCTACACCGCACTGCCGGACGGGCGGTTCGATGAGGAGTTTCGGATCGTCAGACCGAACGGCGAGCAGCGGTGGATTCACGCCCGGGCGGTCCCAGTCACCGACGACGACGGGACGGTCCAGCACATCGTCGGAATCGACGCCGACGTCACGGCGCAGAAAGAACGGGAGCGGAAACTGGAGAAGTATCGAACGATCATCGAGGCGATCGACGACGGCGTTTACACGGTCGACGACGAGGGCCGATTCACCGTCGTCAATCGGGCGTTCGCCGAACTGACCGGCTACGACCGCGAGGAACTGCTCGGCGCACGCGAGTCGCTTGTCGTCGACGACGAGGTACTCGAACGCGCTCAAGCCGTCGCCGACGAGTCGAGCGCGACGAAACTGGAGGCAACGATCCAGACGGCCGACGGCGAGGCGGTCCCCACCGAAACGGCGGTGACGACCCACGTCGCCGAATCCGGGACGTACCGCCGGATCGGCGTCGTCAGGGACGTCACCGAGCGGCTCGCGTATCAACGCAGGCTCGAGGAGAGCGAACGGCGCTACCGGACGCTGGTCGAGAGCTTCCCGAACGGCGTGATCACGATGTTCGACGAGGAACTCCGGTATACCTTCGCGGACGGGCAAATCCTCGACGAGATCGATCTTCCCCCCGAGGAACTCGAGGGAAAGACGATCCACGACGTCTACCCCGACGAACTCGTCACCGAACTCGAGCCGGCGCTCCGGTCCGTCTTCGGCGGTGAATCGACCGAAACGGACGTCTCGTTTCGCGATCACATCTGGAACGTCCACATCGTTCCTGTCAGGGACGACGATGGCGACGTGTTCGCGGGGATGCTCGTCGCGGTCGACGTCACCGAGCGCGACGAGTACAAACGGAAACTCGAGGAATCGAACGAGCGCTTAGAGCAGTTCGCCTACGCGGCGAGCCACGATCTACAGGAGCCGCTGCGGATGGTCTCGAGCTACTTGCAACTGCTCGAGAGCCGTTACGGCGACGACCTGGACGGGGAGGCGACAGAGTTCCTCGAGTTCGCCGTCGACGGCGCCGAACGGATGACGGAGATGATCGATGGGCTGCTCGAATACTCCCGGGTCGATACGCAAGGGGAGTCGTTCGAGTCGGTCGACCTCGACGAACTGCTCGACGAGGTCCTCGACGACCTGCAGTTCCGGATCGAGGAGACCGGCGCGGAGATCACGGCGGAATCGTTGCCGACCGTTCGCGGCGACGCCAGTCAGTTGCGACGGGTACTTCAGAATCTCGTCACCAACGCGATCACGTATAGCGGCGACGAGCGGCCCCGAATCGATATCGAGACGGAACGGCGCGGACGGCAGTGCTTACTCTCGGTTCGGGACGAGGGAATCGGGATCGACCCCGACGATCAGGACCGGATCTTCGAGATCTTCCGGCGCTTGCACACGCACGAGGAACACGAGGGAACCGGGATGGGACTGACCCTCGCTCGGCGGATCGTCGAACGGCACGGCGGCCGCATCTGGGTCGAGTCGGAACCCGGTGAGGGATCGACGTTCTCGCTCACGCTTCCGCTCGCGTGA
- a CDS encoding HalOD1 output domain-containing protein, protein MTDTESTRSKPSLRVLEAIADAEDVSPIILKPPLNDVVDPAALDRLFEPTAADDSVRSGHVSFRYRGYDVTISSDGAVKLS, encoded by the coding sequence ATGACCGACACCGAGTCCACGCGCTCAAAGCCGAGCCTGCGCGTCCTTGAAGCGATTGCCGACGCGGAAGATGTCTCGCCGATTATCCTCAAGCCACCGCTCAACGACGTTGTGGATCCTGCTGCGCTGGACCGATTATTTGAACCGACCGCTGCTGACGACTCGGTCCGAAGCGGACACGTTTCGTTCCGGTACCGGGGGTATGACGTAACAATCTCTTCGGATGGGGCCGTCAAACTGTCGTAA
- a CDS encoding YeeE/YedE family protein, with translation MIEIALFAELAAPGQIVPAEPFPNGISRYAIGGLLVGLGAVVIYLGTGIAAGASTFLESTLSYVSDQSRFKQYRASRDWRIVFTLGIILGAAVYAVFWQGGTWTTDVQPWRLLLGGVLVGIGTRVGKGCTSGHGVCGVGSASKTSIVGVITFLTVAIVTAQIVQAVGVSP, from the coding sequence GTGATCGAGATCGCACTGTTCGCCGAACTTGCCGCCCCGGGTCAGATAGTGCCCGCCGAGCCGTTCCCCAACGGCATCTCCCGGTACGCTATCGGTGGACTGCTCGTCGGCCTCGGCGCGGTCGTCATCTATCTCGGGACGGGGATCGCCGCAGGCGCGAGTACGTTCCTCGAGTCGACGCTGTCGTACGTCTCGGATCAGTCGCGGTTCAAGCAGTACCGCGCCTCTCGAGACTGGCGCATCGTCTTCACGCTCGGAATCATTCTGGGAGCGGCGGTCTACGCCGTCTTCTGGCAGGGCGGGACGTGGACGACCGACGTCCAGCCTTGGCGGCTCCTGCTCGGTGGCGTCCTCGTTGGGATCGGGACACGCGTCGGGAAGGGCTGTACGTCGGGCCACGGGGTCTGCGGCGTCGGCTCGGCCTCGAAAACGTCAATCGTCGGCGTGATCACGTTCCTGACGGTCGCGATAGTCACCGCTCAGATCGTCCAGGCAGTGGGGGTGAGTCCATAA
- a CDS encoding cobalamin-independent methionine synthase II family protein → MTTTEDRIRTTHIGSLPRPPALLDLLEARQNDEPVDEDEWNETVAEATRAVVERQDDVGLDVVNNGEQSRVSFNWYVADRLSGIDGKREQELWADLQEFPEYAEETFKTDVIDLSMQPVVDGPIEYTGHGEAEDELEEFRDALETVDADFEGTFMTSASPSIVATTHVNEYYDSYEEFLFAVADAMQAEYELVAETGTTLQIDAPELLTIGQTAAYADEPLEEIRAATRLHVEALNEALENVPAEQVRLHTCWGSYEGPHHLDADLVDLLPEIYEADITGLSVEQANPRHQHEYRAFAEQPLPDGWTLMPGVVDVKTNIIDHPETIADRLERVADAVDESTPIVAAPDCGFGTQAGLGMVDPEIAWAKLEALVEGAEIATERVY, encoded by the coding sequence ATGACGACCACTGAAGACCGAATCCGAACGACGCACATCGGGAGCCTTCCCCGCCCGCCGGCGCTTCTCGACCTCCTCGAGGCGCGTCAGAACGACGAACCGGTCGACGAGGACGAGTGGAACGAAACCGTCGCAGAGGCCACGCGGGCCGTCGTCGAGCGACAGGACGATGTCGGGCTCGACGTCGTCAACAACGGCGAACAGTCACGGGTCTCGTTCAACTGGTACGTTGCGGACCGTCTGAGCGGGATTGACGGGAAGCGCGAGCAGGAGCTCTGGGCGGACCTCCAGGAGTTCCCCGAGTACGCCGAGGAGACGTTCAAGACGGATGTCATCGATCTCTCGATGCAGCCCGTCGTCGACGGTCCCATCGAGTACACCGGCCACGGGGAAGCCGAGGATGAACTCGAGGAGTTCCGAGACGCGCTCGAGACCGTCGACGCCGACTTCGAGGGGACGTTTATGACCTCGGCGTCGCCGAGCATCGTCGCAACCACGCACGTCAACGAGTACTACGACAGCTACGAGGAGTTCCTCTTCGCCGTCGCGGACGCGATGCAAGCGGAGTACGAACTGGTCGCCGAGACCGGAACGACCCTTCAGATCGACGCGCCCGAACTCCTCACCATCGGCCAGACGGCGGCCTACGCGGACGAACCGCTCGAAGAGATCAGAGCAGCCACGCGCCTCCACGTCGAGGCGCTCAACGAGGCCCTCGAGAACGTCCCCGCCGAGCAGGTCCGCCTCCACACCTGCTGGGGGAGCTACGAGGGCCCCCACCACCTCGACGCGGACCTCGTTGACCTCCTGCCGGAGATCTACGAGGCCGACATCACCGGACTGAGCGTCGAACAGGCCAACCCCCGTCACCAGCACGAGTACCGCGCGTTCGCCGAGCAGCCGCTTCCCGACGGCTGGACGCTGATGCCCGGCGTCGTCGACGTCAAGACGAACATCATCGACCACCCGGAGACGATCGCGGACCGCCTCGAGCGCGTCGCGGACGCGGTCGACGAGTCGACGCCGATCGTCGCCGCGCCCGACTGCGGCTTCGGCACGCAGGCCGGCCTCGGCATGGTCGACCCCGAGATCGCGTGGGCCAAACTCGAGGCGCTCGTCGAGGGCGCCGAGATCGCGACCGAGCGCGTCTACTGA